A DNA window from Trichosurus vulpecula isolate mTriVul1 chromosome 2, mTriVul1.pri, whole genome shotgun sequence contains the following coding sequences:
- the LOC118835775 gene encoding olfactory receptor 51V1-like, producing MSSTLGINSSSSSFLLTGFPGLEWAHHWISIPVFSVYLVAIVGNATIIHIVRTDPSLHQPMYYFLAMLASTDLGLCVSTMPTVLGVLWLDLHGIHLYACVLQLYVVHSFSFMESAMLFAMAYDRFVAITNPLRYPTMLTRSRVVKITVVLGLRSTMLIIPPVLRLLWLSYCHQNTLSHSYCLHQDMIHLSCSNIRFNSFYALTVILLSMGSDFLFILLSYIMIFHSVLAIASHKEQLKALNTCVSHILAVLCFYVPVLGLSIVHRFARHSSPIIHIVMGNVYILFPPLMNPIIYSIKTQQIRRAIIRIISLRQAR from the coding sequence ATGTCCAGTACATTGGGTATCAATTCAAGTTCTTCTAGCTTTCTGCTTACAGGGTTCCCTGGCTTAGAGTGGGCCCACCACTGGATCTCTATACCTGTCTTCTCTGTGTACCTGGTTGCCATAGTGGGCAATGCCACAATCATCCACATTGTCCGTACAGACCCCTCCCTGCACCAGCCAATGTATTACTTCCTGGCGATGCTGGCAAGTACAGACCTAGGCCTGTGTGTGTCTACCATGCCCACAGTGCTGGGAGTTCTGTGGCTTGATCTCCATGGCATCCACCTCTATGCCTGTGTCCTTCAACTCTATGTTGTCCATTCCTTCTCCTTCATGGAATCAGCCATGCTCTTTGCCATGGCCTATGACCGCTTTGTTGCCATCACCAACCCACTGAGGTATCCCACCATGCTCACCAGATCCCGGGTGGTGAAGATCACAGTAGTACTAGGGCTCCGGAGCACCATGCTTATCATACCTCCAGTCTTACGGCTGCTCTGGCTCTCCTATTGCCACCAGAACACCCTCTCCCACTCTTATTGCTTGCATCAGGATATGATCCACCTTTCCTGCTCTAATATACGATTCAACAGCTTTTACGCCTTGACTGTCATCTTACTCTCCATGGGGTCAGACTTTCTCTTCATCCTACTCTCCTACATCATGATCTTTCACTCTGTTTTGGCCATTGCTTCCCATAAGGAGCAGCTCAAGGCCCTTAATACATGTGTGTCCCACATCCTGGCTGTTCTGTGCTTCTATGTGCCAGTGCTGGGCCTTTCAATTGTTCACCGGTTTGCTAGGCATTCCTCACCCATCATACACATTGTGATGGGCAATGTCTACATCCTCTTCCCACCTCTGATGAATCCTATCATCTACAGCATCAAGACCCAACAGATCCGTAGGGCTATTATCAGGATCATCTCTCTGAGACAGGCCAGATAA